A section of the Gloeobacter violaceus PCC 7421 genome encodes:
- a CDS encoding carbon dioxide concentrating mechanism protein, whose amino-acid sequence MASLPPPWDANAYTSGDVTIHPGAAVASGALLRADPDSRIVIGSGACIGMGAILHAHQGTLEVGSGASLGAGVLVVGRGKIGADACVGTATTLLNPDIAPGQVVPPNSLVGQAGRSAEAFPTAAAQPYVVPAAPAPRDPNQALAAGFDPPVQAALPEPQGGIVQNGQPPVAGKAYLERLRLSLFPHNAPLQNPDSATGGGA is encoded by the coding sequence ATGGCTTCTCTGCCACCGCCCTGGGACGCCAACGCCTACACAAGCGGCGATGTGACCATCCATCCCGGTGCTGCCGTCGCCTCCGGCGCTTTGCTGCGGGCCGACCCCGACAGCCGCATCGTGATCGGCTCAGGAGCGTGCATCGGCATGGGAGCCATCCTGCACGCCCACCAGGGCACCCTCGAAGTAGGCTCGGGGGCCAGCCTTGGCGCGGGGGTGCTGGTGGTGGGCAGAGGCAAAATCGGTGCTGACGCCTGCGTCGGCACCGCCACGACCCTGCTCAATCCCGACATCGCCCCCGGCCAGGTGGTGCCTCCCAATTCACTGGTCGGCCAGGCCGGCCGCTCCGCCGAGGCCTTCCCCACGGCGGCGGCACAACCCTACGTGGTTCCCGCCGCTCCGGCTCCACGCGATCCCAACCAGGCGCTTGCGGCCGGGTTTGACCCGCCGGTGCAGGCGGCCCTCCCCGAACCGCAGGGCGGCATCGTCCAGAACGGCCAGCCGCCGGTGGCGGGCAAGGCTTACCTGGAGCGGCTGCGCCTCAGCCTCTTTCCCCACAACGCCCCGCTGCAGAACCCCGATTCCGCGACCGGTGGAGGAGCGTAG
- a CDS encoding ribulose bisphosphate carboxylase small subunit produces the protein MVAQSRLAAPPTPWSRRLAEAAIDPSAYVHSFSQIIGDVRIGANVLVSPGTSIRADEGSPFHIGANTNIQDGVVMHGLQEGRVNGDDGQSYSVWVGSNTSITHMALIHGPCYVGDDCFIGFRSTIFNARVGKGCIVMMHALVQDVEIPPGKYVPSGAVITSQQQANRLPDAQDIDIHFAKHVIGINDALRQGYRCAADIECIVPIRDESSPAAPGTNGKPTPKTHAQVSSMFMTSQTLDTVRSLLAQGCRLAVEFADERRFRANSWVSGPAIQAAREPEVVSALENVLREHAGEYVRIIGIDPKAKRRVAETVIQRPDGKPVEANSSSGKFAMTPAAPPGGSHRPGNGGLLSPEAAQQVQSLLSQGYRIGTEHADERRFRANSWQNCAPIAATREPEVLAALEGCLQEHAGEYVRIIGIDPKAKRRVAETIIQHPNGKQPSGGAAAPAQGYNTVSHRASGGGMLDAAVLDMVRSLLSQGHRLGVEFADERRFRANSWVSGPAIQAAREPEVVSALENVLREHAGEYVRIIGIDPKAKRRVAETVIQRPNGRPVSGGAATASTPAAGGYSPAPAHAPGPMRSSSLSSEVLDQLRHLLGQGHRIGVEFADVRRFKANSWVSGPAIQAAREPEAAAALETVLREHAGEYVRLIGIDPKAKRRVAELIIQRP, from the coding sequence ATGGTTGCACAAAGCCGCCTTGCGGCTCCCCCTACCCCGTGGTCGAGACGGTTGGCTGAAGCCGCAATCGATCCGTCCGCCTACGTACACAGTTTCTCGCAGATCATCGGCGATGTACGCATCGGCGCCAACGTGCTGGTCTCGCCGGGAACCTCGATCCGTGCCGACGAAGGTTCACCTTTTCACATTGGTGCCAACACCAACATCCAGGACGGCGTGGTCATGCACGGCCTGCAGGAAGGGCGGGTCAACGGCGACGACGGCCAATCCTACTCGGTGTGGGTCGGCTCCAACACCTCGATTACCCACATGGCCCTCATCCACGGGCCGTGCTACGTCGGCGACGATTGCTTCATCGGTTTTCGCTCGACGATCTTCAACGCCCGGGTGGGCAAAGGCTGCATCGTGATGATGCACGCGCTGGTGCAGGATGTGGAAATCCCGCCCGGCAAGTACGTGCCCTCCGGCGCGGTGATCACCTCCCAGCAGCAGGCCAACCGCCTGCCCGACGCCCAGGATATCGACATCCACTTTGCCAAGCACGTCATCGGCATCAACGATGCGTTGCGCCAGGGTTACCGCTGCGCCGCCGACATCGAGTGTATCGTGCCGATTCGCGACGAGAGCAGCCCGGCGGCGCCGGGCACCAACGGTAAACCCACACCCAAAACCCACGCTCAGGTAAGCAGTATGTTCATGACCAGTCAAACCCTCGACACGGTGCGCTCCCTGCTTGCCCAGGGCTGTCGCCTCGCGGTCGAATTCGCCGACGAGCGCCGCTTCCGGGCCAACTCGTGGGTGAGCGGTCCGGCGATCCAGGCGGCCCGCGAGCCGGAGGTGGTCAGTGCCCTGGAGAACGTGCTGCGCGAGCATGCGGGCGAATATGTCCGCATCATCGGCATTGATCCCAAAGCCAAGCGCCGCGTGGCCGAGACCGTCATCCAACGGCCCGACGGCAAACCGGTCGAGGCCAACAGCAGCAGCGGCAAGTTCGCTATGACCCCGGCCGCTCCCCCGGGCGGTTCCCACCGGCCCGGCAACGGCGGTCTGTTGAGTCCGGAGGCAGCCCAGCAAGTGCAATCGCTCCTTTCCCAGGGCTATCGCATCGGCACCGAACACGCCGATGAGCGGCGATTCCGGGCCAATTCCTGGCAGAATTGCGCGCCGATTGCCGCCACCCGCGAACCGGAAGTGCTCGCAGCCCTCGAAGGTTGTCTACAGGAGCACGCGGGCGAATACGTCCGCATCATCGGCATCGACCCGAAGGCCAAGCGCCGTGTGGCCGAGACGATTATTCAGCACCCCAACGGCAAGCAACCCAGTGGGGGAGCCGCCGCTCCAGCTCAGGGTTACAACACCGTCAGCCATCGGGCGAGCGGGGGCGGCATGCTCGATGCCGCCGTGCTCGATATGGTGCGTTCACTGCTCAGCCAGGGCCATCGCCTCGGCGTCGAATTTGCTGACGAGCGCCGCTTCCGGGCCAACTCGTGGGTGAGCGGTCCGGCGATCCAGGCGGCCCGCGAGCCGGAGGTGGTCAGTGCCCTGGAGAACGTGCTGCGCGAGCATGCGGGCGAATATGTCCGCATCATCGGCATTGATCCCAAAGCCAAGCGCCGCGTGGCCGAGACCGTCATCCAGCGGCCCAACGGTAGGCCCGTCTCGGGGGGGGCTGCTACTGCGAGCACACCGGCCGCGGGCGGCTACAGTCCCGCACCGGCACACGCACCCGGCCCGATGCGCAGCAGTTCGCTCAGCAGCGAGGTGCTCGATCAGTTGCGGCATCTGCTCGGTCAGGGCCATCGGATTGGGGTTGAATTTGCCGATGTCCGCCGCTTCAAGGCCAACTCGTGGGTGAGCGGCCCGGCAATCCAGGCGGCCCGCGAGCCGGAGGCGGCGGCGGCGCTGGAGACCGTGCTGCGCGAGCACGCCGGGGAGTACGTGCGGCTGATTGGCATCGACCCCAAGGCCAAGCGCCGCGTGGCTGAACTGATCATCCAGCGGCCCTGA